The Planococcus donghaensis genome contains a region encoding:
- a CDS encoding LacI family DNA-binding transcriptional regulator, giving the protein MSLKIKDIAKMAGVSPATVSKAINNYHGVNEATKKKILDIIKQTGYQPNFSAKSLATKKSNLIGLIYAGKVNVEFTHPFFTEVVTAFKKNIGQLGFDILMFSNENFSQDNGSYLARCKHFHVDGCIIITGEEIEDSIYELVHSEIPCIGIDLVLDGPNSSYVMTDNVSLGSKVVQHLYLNSVKNIGFIGGQQDSVVTKLRAQGYLQAMNQFGLEVRDEWIEYGDYYEASGYTAMKKILEAPVQPEAVFAASDMMAFGALMAIKEAGLKVPEDIRLVGCDDIDACRYSAPPLSTVKQDKERLGKLAAYMLNDLINGKAELQPVFIDSELIVRESCGSLIKKKV; this is encoded by the coding sequence ATGAGTTTAAAAATAAAAGATATCGCAAAAATGGCCGGTGTCTCTCCGGCTACTGTATCCAAAGCGATCAATAACTATCATGGTGTGAACGAAGCCACGAAGAAAAAAATATTGGATATTATTAAACAAACGGGATATCAACCAAACTTTTCAGCTAAATCGCTCGCCACAAAAAAGTCCAATTTGATTGGCTTGATTTACGCTGGAAAAGTAAATGTTGAATTTACGCATCCTTTTTTCACAGAAGTTGTGACCGCCTTTAAAAAGAACATTGGCCAATTGGGCTTTGACATCCTCATGTTTTCAAATGAAAATTTCTCTCAAGATAACGGCAGTTACTTGGCTCGCTGTAAGCATTTCCATGTAGATGGCTGCATCATTATTACAGGAGAAGAAATTGAAGACTCGATTTATGAATTGGTTCATAGTGAGATTCCGTGTATTGGTATTGACTTAGTATTAGATGGACCCAATTCAAGCTATGTGATGACCGATAATGTGTCGTTAGGGAGTAAAGTGGTTCAACATCTGTATTTGAATTCAGTAAAAAATATTGGCTTTATTGGTGGACAGCAAGATTCTGTCGTTACGAAACTGAGAGCACAAGGCTATTTACAGGCGATGAATCAATTTGGTCTTGAAGTAAGAGACGAATGGATCGAATACGGAGATTATTATGAAGCTAGTGGATATACAGCGATGAAAAAAATATTAGAAGCACCAGTGCAGCCTGAAGCCGTTTTCGCAGCTTCTGATATGATGGCATTCGGAGCGTTAATGGCGATTAAAGAAGCAGGACTAAAAGTGCCTGAAGACATTCGTCTTGTGGGGTGTGACGATATTGACGCTTGTCGTTATAGCGCGCCTCCGCTTTCAACTGTTAAACAAGACAAAGAGCGATTAGGCAAATTAGCTGCGTATATGCTAAATGACTTAATCAACGGCAAAGCAGAATTACAGCCGGTATTTATTGATTCGGAGCTAATCGTAAGAGAATCTTGCGGCAGTTTGATCAAAAAAAAGGTATAA
- a CDS encoding putative bifunctional diguanylate cyclase/phosphodiesterase, whose amino-acid sequence MDNSRGQLELSFHPLTLSFRDRTLEKEFKSFNDSEVRLFNKIGIVLSYLAWLSLGIFSYMSIQQHFTQIIQVIVLVLYPVFTLNLIVLNTNRFGKYYQLMTAVSNGLAGLSVVVVGHIILENSILAICGIVIVSLFSFFILRLRFKIAVLTTLLYVSIYQIALIGTKEIGILSLLLWVLLVTCVAGGNIMERANRKTFFQNKLRRIAEAENRDKGEFLNNMFNLVSVPIIVAKEDHQILETNPASNELFGKKPQYLIDLLATSERRRMTLLKGFLKRVPINNFEAELVNKDGHIISTLINVNFVEREGQNISICAIQDITDRKKAEEKSTYLAYHDTLTGLPNRLHFTEKLKSFVELDQEIAVLFIDLDKFKMVNDTRGHAVGDKLLQQIAKRLISCVSRGDIVSRIGGDEFTVILLEREKAEVSRVVERILEEIRKPIFIDQHELYLRSSIGISFYPSDGENIEALIKNSDIAMYNSKVLGGNNYKFFTNSMNTSFEERVGLEEHLHNALGNNELVMYYQPQIDPKTGLMYGAEALIRWIHPEWGVIPPDRFIPIAEETGLIIPIGEWVLRTACKQAVEWNDTYGRPFHIAVNLSIKQFVNSDIVDTVERVLQETGLDPNILELELTESVFLENTESMIITMNKLKDLGIRISIDDFGTGYSSLSYLKDLPIDSIKIDQSFIRNLSKNKKTTSIISTIISLAQKLDLKSVAEGVETLEQYNYFKSEGCDLAQGYYFSRPVPVDQIASLLDRTEWDVKQSNDNFSVVLETVEVVAK is encoded by the coding sequence ATGGATAATAGTAGAGGCCAGCTTGAATTGTCTTTTCATCCATTGACTTTAAGTTTTCGGGATCGAACATTAGAGAAAGAGTTTAAATCTTTCAATGATAGCGAAGTACGTCTGTTTAACAAAATCGGGATTGTCTTATCCTACTTAGCGTGGCTTAGTTTAGGCATATTTTCGTATATGAGTATACAGCAACATTTTACGCAAATTATTCAAGTAATAGTTCTTGTATTGTATCCAGTGTTTACTCTGAATTTAATCGTTTTAAATACTAACCGCTTTGGAAAGTATTATCAATTAATGACGGCAGTTTCTAATGGACTTGCTGGATTAAGTGTCGTTGTTGTTGGTCATATTATATTAGAAAATAGCATTTTAGCAATTTGTGGAATCGTTATAGTTAGTTTGTTTTCATTTTTTATTTTAAGGTTGAGGTTTAAAATTGCTGTTTTGACTACTCTTCTTTATGTTTCTATTTACCAGATTGCCTTAATTGGTACAAAGGAAATTGGGATACTCTCATTGCTTCTTTGGGTGCTTTTGGTTACTTGTGTAGCAGGTGGAAATATTATGGAGCGAGCAAACCGTAAAACCTTTTTTCAAAATAAGTTGAGACGAATTGCAGAAGCAGAAAATCGGGACAAAGGCGAGTTTCTAAATAATATGTTCAACTTAGTATCGGTACCCATTATCGTTGCTAAAGAAGACCATCAAATTTTAGAAACCAATCCTGCCTCCAATGAACTTTTTGGAAAAAAACCACAGTATTTAATCGACTTATTAGCAACTTCAGAGCGACGTCGGATGACTTTGCTTAAAGGTTTTTTAAAAAGAGTTCCTATTAATAACTTTGAAGCAGAGTTAGTCAATAAAGATGGGCATATCATTTCTACTTTAATCAATGTAAATTTTGTAGAAAGAGAAGGACAGAATATTTCCATTTGTGCCATCCAGGATATTACTGATCGTAAAAAAGCCGAAGAGAAGAGTACTTATTTAGCTTACCATGACACATTAACAGGTCTCCCTAATCGACTCCATTTTACTGAGAAACTAAAAAGTTTTGTGGAATTAGATCAAGAAATTGCGGTATTATTTATTGACTTAGATAAGTTCAAAATGGTAAATGATACTCGCGGTCATGCTGTTGGTGATAAACTCTTGCAGCAAATTGCGAAACGATTAATTAGTTGTGTTTCTAGAGGTGATATAGTCTCTCGCATAGGCGGAGATGAATTTACTGTCATATTGCTAGAAAGAGAAAAAGCTGAAGTTTCTCGGGTTGTAGAGAGAATTTTGGAAGAAATTAGAAAGCCGATTTTCATCGACCAGCATGAATTGTATTTGAGGTCGAGTATTGGTATTAGCTTTTATCCATCTGATGGTGAGAATATAGAAGCTTTGATAAAAAATTCGGATATTGCTATGTATAACAGCAAAGTATTGGGAGGCAACAACTACAAATTCTTTACCAATTCGATGAACACTTCGTTTGAGGAACGAGTTGGACTTGAAGAGCACCTTCATAATGCTTTAGGTAATAATGAACTAGTGATGTATTATCAGCCTCAAATAGACCCGAAAACAGGGCTTATGTATGGGGCAGAAGCACTTATTCGCTGGATTCATCCAGAATGGGGAGTCATCCCACCCGATCGATTTATTCCAATTGCAGAAGAAACGGGATTAATCATTCCAATCGGAGAATGGGTGTTGAGAACGGCATGTAAACAGGCCGTGGAATGGAACGATACGTATGGCCGTCCTTTCCATATTGCTGTGAATTTGTCGATCAAGCAGTTTGTAAATAGCGATATTGTGGATACTGTTGAACGAGTTCTTCAAGAAACTGGGTTAGATCCAAACATATTGGAACTTGAACTGACGGAAAGTGTGTTCTTGGAAAATACGGAATCCATGATAATCACGATGAATAAGTTGAAAGACTTAGGAATTCGAATCTCGATTGATGATTTCGGAACGGGTTATTCTTCTTTATCTTATTTAAAGGATCTTCCAATCGATTCGATAAAAATTGATCAATCCTTTATTAGAAATTTATCTAAAAACAAAAAAACCACTTCTATTATTTCTACCATCATTAGTTTGGCACAAAAACTGGATTTGAAATCTGTTGCTGAAGGGGTAGAAACTTTAGAGCAATACAACTACTTTAAGTCAGAAGGTTGCGATTTAGCACAAGGTTATTATTTCAGTCGTCCTGTACCTGTAGATCAAATAGCGTCCTTACTTGATCGTACGGAATGGGATGTTAAACAATCGAATGATAATTTTTCGGTAGTACTAGAAACAGTTGAAGTAGTAGCGAAGTGA
- a CDS encoding nucleoside deaminase — protein sequence MISEVDLTHLKRCVELAEMALKKGDEPFGSVLVSETGDVLYEDHNHVAGGDHTQHPEFAIARWSATNLSLEERSKATVYTSGEHCPMCAAAHGWVGLGRIVYASSSKQLAEWLSNMGAAPSRVRNLAIREVIKDTIVDGPVPELAERMHQLHRSSFESL from the coding sequence ATGATTAGCGAGGTGGATTTAACACATTTAAAGCGTTGTGTGGAATTAGCGGAAATGGCTTTAAAGAAGGGCGATGAACCGTTCGGGTCAGTTCTCGTTTCAGAAACCGGAGATGTGCTTTACGAAGATCACAATCATGTGGCGGGTGGCGATCATACACAGCATCCTGAGTTTGCGATTGCCAGGTGGTCAGCAACGAATCTATCACTTGAAGAAAGAAGCAAGGCAACGGTCTATACCTCGGGAGAGCATTGTCCGATGTGCGCAGCAGCGCACGGCTGGGTAGGCTTGGGGAGAATCGTTTATGCAAGCTCTTCTAAGCAACTAGCTGAATGGTTAAGCAATATGGGAGCCGCGCCATCACGTGTTCGAAATTTGGCTATTAGAGAAGTCATTAAAGACACAATTGTTGATGGTCCTGTTCCTGAACTAGCAGAGCGTATGCACCAACTTCATCGGAGTTCGTTCGAGTCGCTCTGA
- a CDS encoding DUF4317 domain-containing protein, translating to MNNKDIADIRKRFKLDSELLKITDIYNVYIQQESSEIFHEESRSFSLLDREQQELFLANFKKVLSGKLDIKLFDVKFQPQEEGQTDHTQRLLYEGLESKVVAEWKKNMQQIALKMVQDVQYEKDIVVTFIRGNYHKTTKRKSDESEMDFRDETYTTPFILSSMNQTELPKSSLVFDFMEKEFKSNVLVDPVIKLSSPIGGFLFPSFTDNAADINHVLYAASKANKPDFQFIENVLNGNEIVTAEEDKAVFEEIVKAVIGDEVDSRTLAGVYDEINHLLVIEAESDDDNEETPMMDVKEVERVLKASGMKDISTEKVERAFQQVVEDKTYEMKASHIVPSYTSKSIKISTKVADIAINPQDLRYVKQVNYNGKRCVLIEVEEDTMIEGFKLISEDLLE from the coding sequence ATGAACAATAAAGATATAGCCGATATTCGCAAACGATTTAAACTAGACAGTGAGTTATTAAAAATCACTGATATTTATAATGTCTACATACAGCAGGAAAGCAGTGAGATTTTTCACGAAGAAAGTCGTTCGTTTTCTTTATTGGACCGGGAACAACAAGAGCTGTTTCTTGCCAACTTCAAAAAGGTTTTAAGTGGCAAGTTAGACATCAAATTGTTTGATGTTAAATTCCAACCGCAAGAAGAAGGGCAAACCGATCATACACAACGCCTATTGTATGAAGGGCTGGAGTCAAAGGTGGTCGCAGAATGGAAAAAAAATATGCAGCAAATTGCATTGAAGATGGTTCAAGATGTTCAATACGAAAAAGATATCGTTGTTACGTTTATTCGTGGAAATTACCATAAAACAACAAAGCGCAAATCAGATGAATCCGAAATGGACTTTCGAGATGAAACGTACACAACGCCGTTTATTTTAAGCAGCATGAACCAAACCGAACTGCCAAAAAGTTCGTTGGTATTTGACTTCATGGAAAAAGAGTTTAAGTCAAACGTGCTAGTTGATCCCGTTATTAAGCTTTCTTCGCCAATTGGGGGCTTCTTGTTTCCAAGTTTCACAGACAATGCAGCTGACATCAATCACGTTTTATATGCAGCGAGCAAAGCCAATAAACCGGATTTCCAATTTATCGAAAATGTCTTAAATGGCAATGAGATCGTCACGGCTGAGGAAGATAAAGCCGTATTTGAGGAAATCGTGAAAGCGGTAATTGGAGACGAAGTAGATTCAAGAACGCTGGCGGGTGTTTACGATGAAATCAATCACCTGTTAGTGATCGAAGCTGAAAGTGATGACGACAATGAAGAAACACCCATGATGGATGTGAAAGAAGTCGAACGTGTATTAAAAGCGAGTGGCATGAAAGACATCAGCACAGAAAAAGTAGAAAGAGCTTTTCAACAGGTGGTTGAAGACAAAACCTATGAGATGAAAGCCAGTCATATTGTGCCAAGTTACACGTCAAAATCCATCAAAATCAGCACAAAAGTTGCGGATATTGCCATTAACCCACAAGACTTACGTTACGTTAAACAAGTCAATTACAATGGCAAACGTTGTGTATTGATTGAAGTAGAAGAAGATACAATGATTGAAGGATTTAAATTGATTTCAGAAGATTTACTAGAGTAA
- a CDS encoding ABC transporter substrate-binding protein → MINKKWPVLGAALALSLTLGACSGDEKSEGSGDGNEEVTLNFWSFGATNYEELAKAYEEENPNVTIKVKASETAEHHDALFTSLSAGSGAPDIAMLEVDQFDRFKEAQGSFENLYDLGAKDVQDQYLEWKWNAGENSEGDFLFGLPTDIGPKALYYRTDVFEAAGLPTDPSEVEALINSPEAFKEAGEKVLAETGKPFVDSIEMAFRAYLDASEQTYLNPEGELLITEGDNDVKKAYDYAVELNEAGVVGEFDMWSPEWANAVNNGEFAVELGAGWLKGWMEGNAPDAVGKWKVATLPTEFAANWGGSYLAIPNETDHAQEAYDFAEWLVSAENQLESFQSKGLFPSSPTVYEMDEFKSNEDEFFGGQVTSSVFAEAAQDIDAAVYKGVKYFPVNNEILTALKNVQNGADPEKEWDEAVKRAQDLVNR, encoded by the coding sequence TTGATCAACAAAAAATGGCCTGTACTTGGTGCAGCACTAGCTCTTTCTTTAACACTTGGAGCATGTAGCGGAGATGAGAAGTCAGAGGGTTCAGGGGATGGCAACGAAGAAGTAACCCTAAATTTTTGGTCTTTTGGAGCTACTAACTATGAAGAATTAGCAAAAGCATACGAAGAAGAAAATCCAAACGTAACAATTAAAGTAAAAGCGTCTGAAACAGCAGAACATCATGATGCATTGTTTACTTCTTTATCAGCTGGAAGTGGGGCGCCTGATATCGCAATGTTAGAAGTTGACCAGTTTGACCGCTTTAAAGAAGCACAAGGTAGTTTTGAAAACTTATATGACCTTGGGGCTAAAGATGTTCAAGATCAGTATTTAGAATGGAAATGGAATGCTGGAGAAAATTCAGAAGGTGATTTCCTTTTCGGTCTACCTACAGACATCGGGCCAAAAGCATTGTACTACCGCACGGATGTATTTGAAGCAGCTGGGTTACCGACAGATCCTTCAGAGGTAGAGGCATTGATCAATTCTCCAGAAGCGTTTAAAGAAGCTGGAGAGAAAGTGTTAGCGGAAACTGGAAAACCTTTTGTTGATAGTATCGAAATGGCCTTTAGAGCTTACTTGGATGCTTCAGAGCAAACGTATTTAAATCCTGAAGGTGAATTGTTGATCACTGAAGGAGATAACGATGTTAAAAAAGCATACGACTACGCAGTTGAGCTTAACGAAGCTGGAGTTGTAGGAGAATTTGATATGTGGTCACCTGAATGGGCAAATGCAGTCAACAACGGTGAATTTGCAGTTGAGCTAGGCGCAGGTTGGTTAAAAGGTTGGATGGAAGGAAATGCACCGGATGCTGTAGGCAAATGGAAAGTTGCTACACTTCCTACTGAGTTCGCAGCAAACTGGGGTGGATCATACCTTGCGATTCCAAACGAAACAGATCATGCACAAGAAGCATATGACTTTGCTGAATGGTTAGTATCTGCTGAAAATCAATTAGAATCATTCCAAAGCAAAGGATTGTTCCCATCATCTCCTACTGTTTATGAAATGGACGAATTTAAATCGAACGAAGATGAATTCTTCGGTGGTCAAGTAACATCGTCAGTATTCGCTGAAGCTGCACAAGATATCGATGCTGCTGTTTACAAAGGCGTAAAATACTTCCCTGTAAACAACGAAATACTAACGGCATTGAAAAACGTGCAAAACGGAGCAGATCCTGAAAAAGAGTGGGATGAAGCTGTTAAACGTGCACAAGATCTAGTAAATCGTTAA
- a CDS encoding aminotransferase class I/II-fold pyridoxal phosphate-dependent enzyme produces the protein MTNEFVTIGEVLTYLKGITDLEERAKTLHGFVEVDNEYDRYLENGPATLMNVITEQSGEIKECVLWNVNHYLSLNRNKNVIEKATRALSQFGTGAGTSASSCGMTTLHKKIEQKISDMTGKESAVLFPTGFTANLGAISMLVGSKDLILFDRESHSSIINGIRLSNAKRTISFKHNDVADLEKKLTRYEDSFENIFVIVESAYSMSGDLAPLKEITNLKQQHKFYLYVDEAHTFGIYGDKGRGYCFEQGVSEKVDFIMSTLSKATASVGGFLAADKKYCSLLRFSDAYLFQACLTPVDAAVILAALEEIENNPSLITELHAKNTYMRNSLISKGFDLGTSKSPIIPVFIEDHNKLRLVVNDLYLVGVYSTPIVFPAVKMNQGRIRLIVNYNHSKEQIDYTVNALEEICRRHQVNTEEIKQLDMHRVM, from the coding sequence ATGACAAATGAATTTGTTACGATTGGAGAAGTTCTTACGTATTTAAAAGGTATTACTGATCTTGAAGAAAGAGCTAAAACGCTTCATGGTTTTGTTGAAGTAGATAATGAATATGATCGATATTTGGAAAATGGTCCTGCGACTTTGATGAATGTCATAACAGAACAATCCGGTGAAATAAAAGAATGCGTTTTATGGAATGTAAATCATTACCTTAGTTTAAACCGTAATAAGAACGTAATTGAAAAAGCTACCCGCGCTTTAAGTCAGTTTGGTACTGGCGCTGGGACTTCTGCATCTTCTTGTGGAATGACAACTTTGCATAAAAAAATAGAACAGAAAATAAGTGACATGACAGGAAAAGAAAGCGCAGTTCTATTTCCAACAGGCTTTACTGCAAACTTGGGTGCTATTTCAATGTTGGTGGGAAGTAAGGACTTGATTCTTTTTGATCGTGAAAGCCATTCATCTATTATTAATGGTATAAGATTATCCAATGCTAAAAGAACAATTTCTTTTAAACATAATGATGTTGCCGATCTTGAAAAGAAATTGACAAGGTATGAGGACTCATTTGAAAACATATTTGTCATCGTCGAATCAGCGTATTCAATGAGCGGGGATTTAGCTCCACTCAAAGAAATAACAAATTTGAAACAGCAACATAAATTTTATTTGTATGTAGACGAAGCACATACATTTGGTATTTATGGAGACAAAGGGCGAGGCTATTGCTTTGAACAAGGGGTAAGTGAAAAAGTTGATTTCATTATGTCTACTTTATCTAAAGCGACAGCTTCTGTTGGAGGCTTTCTTGCAGCAGATAAGAAGTATTGCTCGTTGCTAAGGTTTTCCGATGCCTATTTATTTCAAGCATGCTTAACACCTGTAGATGCTGCAGTTATTTTAGCTGCGCTAGAAGAAATAGAGAACAACCCTTCATTAATAACTGAACTACATGCTAAAAATACTTATATGCGAAATTCATTGATATCTAAAGGGTTTGACCTTGGTACAAGCAAAAGTCCAATTATTCCAGTGTTTATCGAAGATCACAATAAACTAAGATTAGTTGTTAATGATCTTTATCTCGTTGGTGTTTACTCGACTCCGATTGTCTTTCCCGCTGTAAAAATGAATCAAGGAAGAATCCGATTAATCGTCAATTATAATCACAGCAAAGAGCAAATTGATTATACAGTCAATGCTTTAGAAGAGATTTGTCGTAGACATCAGGTTAATACGGAAGAAATTAAACAATTAGATATGCATAGAGTTATGTGA
- a CDS encoding carbohydrate ABC transporter permease has protein sequence MDSTYQKGKKGKKKNLSESKKDRVSAYLYIAPFFIIFGVIGLYPALFSFYLAFQKWNGLGEMSFVGLNNFKIVLEDPLFWKSLYNTIVIGLIGTAPQIIVGIILAILLNVAFLRFRSFFRVTIFMPYITSMVAVALIFSVIFSDHQSSLANYVLGLFGADPVSWGTSEWGTKIAISIMVFWRWVGYNTIIYLAGIQSIPNDVYEAATIDGASKFQQVIHITLPLLKPFILLTVFFSTVGALQLFSEPTVFLGASAFTRDEAMTVVMYLYRDAFKLQSFGTASATAIILLVVIIIFAAINTYLTSGIGKKRRRG, from the coding sequence ATGGACTCTACTTATCAAAAAGGGAAAAAAGGCAAGAAAAAGAATTTATCTGAAAGCAAGAAAGACCGAGTGTCCGCGTACTTATATATCGCACCCTTCTTTATTATCTTCGGCGTTATTGGTCTTTATCCAGCACTTTTTAGTTTCTATTTGGCTTTCCAAAAGTGGAATGGCCTAGGGGAAATGAGCTTTGTTGGACTAAACAACTTCAAAATTGTATTGGAAGATCCTCTTTTTTGGAAATCACTTTATAATACAATTGTCATCGGTTTAATCGGTACTGCTCCACAGATTATAGTCGGTATCATTTTAGCAATTTTGTTAAACGTAGCATTTCTCCGTTTCAGAAGTTTTTTCAGAGTTACAATCTTTATGCCTTACATTACGTCAATGGTTGCGGTTGCCTTGATCTTTAGTGTTATTTTCAGTGACCATCAGTCTTCATTGGCAAATTACGTGCTTGGATTGTTCGGCGCTGATCCAGTAAGCTGGGGAACTTCAGAGTGGGGAACAAAGATCGCCATCTCCATCATGGTATTTTGGAGATGGGTTGGGTACAATACGATTATTTATCTAGCGGGTATTCAAAGTATTCCCAATGATGTTTACGAAGCTGCAACAATTGATGGTGCCAGCAAATTCCAACAGGTGATCCACATTACCTTGCCTTTGCTGAAGCCGTTCATTCTTTTAACGGTTTTCTTTTCAACCGTCGGTGCACTCCAACTGTTTTCTGAACCAACGGTATTCCTAGGAGCATCAGCCTTTACGAGAGATGAAGCGATGACGGTTGTAATGTATTTATACCGTGACGCATTCAAACTTCAATCGTTTGGAACAGCTTCTGCAACAGCGATTATTTTACTCGTGGTCATCATTATTTTCGCTGCAATTAATACGTACTTAACATCTGGAATTGGCAAAAAGAGAAGGAGGGGCTAG
- a CDS encoding GH1 family beta-glucosidase → MAIMEFPKDMKWGAATAAFQIEGAAYKDGKGLSIWDTFSHTPGKVLNGDNGDVAIDSYHRYEEDIQLMKELGIDTYRFSVSWPRIFPAGSGEVNQKGLEYYHNFVDALLANGIEPMCTLYHWDLPQALQDKGGWDNRETVEAFADYAELMFKEFKGKIKNWITINEPWCVSFLSNFIGIHAPGNQDLQLATNISHHLMLAHGKAVTRFREAAIEGGIGYAPNVEWLEPFSNKQEDIDACNRGMGFLMEWFFDPIFKGSYPDFMVDWFEKKGVTLQIEEGDMEIISQPIDFLGINYYTGAIGRYKKDADLFDLERIDIGFEKTDFGWFIYPEGFYRVLAKIKDQYGSIPIYITENGACYNDGVENGRVHDQRRIEYLKQHLTALKRSIDYGVNIKGYLTWSLLDNFEWAEGYDKRFGIIHVDFNTLERTKKDSYYWYKQTISNGWFDMFY, encoded by the coding sequence ATGGCAATTATGGAATTTCCGAAAGACATGAAATGGGGAGCGGCAACAGCTGCTTTTCAAATAGAAGGTGCAGCTTATAAAGATGGAAAAGGTTTGTCAATTTGGGATACGTTTTCACATACGCCAGGCAAAGTGTTAAATGGTGATAACGGGGATGTGGCGATCGATAGTTACCATCGCTATGAAGAAGACATCCAATTAATGAAAGAATTAGGGATTGATACGTACCGCTTTTCTGTTTCATGGCCTCGAATTTTCCCTGCGGGTTCTGGTGAAGTAAACCAAAAAGGGTTAGAGTATTATCATAATTTCGTAGACGCCTTGTTGGCAAACGGTATCGAACCAATGTGTACGCTTTATCATTGGGACTTGCCACAAGCTTTGCAAGACAAAGGCGGCTGGGATAATCGAGAAACAGTTGAAGCATTTGCCGACTATGCGGAGCTTATGTTCAAAGAGTTTAAAGGAAAGATTAAAAACTGGATAACAATCAACGAACCTTGGTGTGTATCGTTCTTATCTAACTTTATAGGCATACACGCACCAGGCAATCAAGATCTTCAACTTGCAACCAATATTTCTCATCACTTGATGCTAGCACACGGGAAAGCAGTTACTCGATTTAGAGAAGCAGCAATTGAAGGTGGCATTGGCTATGCACCTAACGTGGAATGGCTTGAGCCATTTAGCAACAAGCAAGAAGACATTGATGCTTGTAATAGAGGAATGGGCTTCCTAATGGAATGGTTTTTCGATCCGATCTTTAAAGGGAGCTACCCTGATTTTATGGTGGATTGGTTTGAGAAAAAAGGCGTAACTCTCCAAATTGAAGAAGGCGATATGGAAATCATCAGCCAACCGATCGATTTCTTAGGCATTAACTATTACACAGGAGCAATCGGCAGATACAAAAAAGATGCAGACTTGTTCGACCTGGAAAGAATTGATATTGGCTTTGAGAAAACAGATTTTGGTTGGTTTATTTACCCTGAAGGTTTCTATCGTGTATTAGCAAAAATAAAAGATCAATACGGTTCTATTCCAATTTACATAACCGAAAATGGCGCTTGCTATAATGATGGTGTGGAGAATGGGCGAGTTCACGATCAAAGAAGGATTGAGTATTTAAAGCAACATTTAACTGCTTTAAAGAGAAGTATCGATTATGGCGTTAACATAAAAGGATATTTAACTTGGTCACTTTTAGATAATTTCGAATGGGCTGAAGGCTATGATAAACGTTTTGGCATCATTCACGTAGATTTCAACACATTAGAAAGAACAAAAAAAGATAGTTATTACTGGTACAAACAAACGATAAGCAATGGTTGGTTTGATATGTTCTACTAA
- a CDS encoding carbohydrate ABC transporter permease yields the protein MNTVAKKRKLSMGKVFVYLFLTLASALSLFPFYWMFVMATQTSSAYNSIPPTITPGNLMVENFQKVLQQIDFFGALWTSFVLCTIVTLVVLFISSLAGFAFAKFHFPAKNFLFITILLTMIIPPQLGLIPQYFLIAKAGLLDTLSGVMILFFLNPLGIFLMRQYVSDSVPDELIEAAKLDGCSNFKIYRSIVLPIILPAFATLGIIVFTAVWGEFLWQFTILRDPENYTIQVALASLSNTFNVDFGMILSGVFWATVPLIIIFLLFNRLFISSIAEGSVK from the coding sequence ATGAATACAGTAGCTAAAAAAAGAAAACTATCTATGGGTAAGGTGTTTGTCTATTTATTTCTGACTCTTGCTTCGGCGCTCTCTCTTTTCCCATTTTATTGGATGTTTGTTATGGCAACTCAAACCAGCTCGGCGTATAACTCAATTCCACCTACCATTACACCTGGTAACTTAATGGTGGAAAACTTTCAAAAAGTTCTTCAGCAAATTGATTTTTTCGGAGCATTATGGACATCGTTCGTACTATGTACGATTGTTACCCTCGTCGTGTTATTTATTAGTTCACTAGCAGGATTTGCTTTTGCGAAATTTCATTTCCCGGCTAAAAACTTTCTCTTTATTACGATCTTATTGACCATGATCATTCCACCTCAACTTGGATTGATCCCACAATATTTTTTGATTGCGAAAGCGGGATTACTTGATACGTTATCCGGTGTTATGATTTTGTTCTTTTTGAATCCACTAGGGATTTTCCTTATGAGACAATATGTAAGTGACTCTGTACCTGATGAGTTGATCGAAGCCGCAAAATTAGATGGCTGCTCGAATTTCAAAATCTACAGAAGTATTGTACTGCCGATCATCTTGCCAGCTTTTGCAACGCTTGGAATTATTGTGTTCACAGCGGTATGGGGCGAGTTCTTATGGCAGTTTACCATCTTAAGAGATCCGGAAAATTACACGATCCAAGTCGCACTAGCTTCATTAAGCAATACATTTAATGTGGACTTTGGCATGATCTTGTCAGGTGTGTTCTGGGCAACTGTACCATTAATTATTATTTTCTTATTGTTCAACCGTTTGTTTATCTCGAGTATTGCAGAAGGATCCGTTAAATAA